A window of the Lactuca sativa cultivar Salinas chromosome 5, Lsat_Salinas_v11, whole genome shotgun sequence genome harbors these coding sequences:
- the LOC111889564 gene encoding chromatin-remodeling ATPase INO80 isoform X3: MTDRSNGMMLEKRKRRNTYSSDEDHEGSYDTYFSEEQYRAMLGEHVHKYKRRHKSNNLPASASTRNGMSGMEIISHGSKDHKSLNGRSRGGHKEAGFAAEYNMERSISEPGYLDIGDGITYKIPPTYETLATSLNLPRTSEIRVEEFYLTGTLDLGSLASMMSADKRLGPKSGSGMGEPRSQYESLWARLSSQTLNNSPLKFSLKVSDAALDSYSAPEGAAGGFRRSIMSESGVLQVHYVKVLEKGDTYEIIERSLPKKQKEKKDPSMIEKEEMDRVDKYWVNMVRKEIPKHHRFFINFHRKQLTDAKRFSETCQREVKMKVSRSLKLMRGASIRTRKLARDMLVFWKRVDKEMAEVRKREEKEAAEALKREQELREAKRQQQRLDFLLSQTELYGHFMQNKPTSQPPTEGDKVNESEVGEKEEDPEEAEMKSEALKAAQDAVSKQKMITSAFDDEILKLRQASGTQDPEQQDSVAGSSNIDLLHPSTMPVASSVQTPELFKGSLKEYQLKGLQWLVNCYEQGLNGILADEMGLGKTIQAMAFLAHLAEEKNIWGPFLVVAPTSVLNNWADEIGRFCPDLKTLPYWGGIQERTVLRKNINPKRLYRRDAGFHILITSYQLLVSDEKYFRRVKWQYMVLDEAQAIKSATSIRWKTLLSFNCRNRLLLTGTPIQNNMAELWALLHFIMPTLFDSHEQFNEWFSKGIENHAEHGGTLNEHQLSRLHAILKPFMLRRVKKDVVSELTRKTEVTVHCKLSSRQQAFYQAIKNKISLAELFDSNRGQLNEKKFMNLMNIVIQLRKVCNHPELFERNEGTSYLYFGDIPNQLLPPPFGELEDIYYAGSKNPITYKVPKLIYQEVVRNSDIFLLRGKHGINRESFEKHFNIFSPLHIHQSIFEQQDKNAPCNGSFGFTRLIDMSPSETAFISNATLMERLLFSIARWDWCFSDEIMDDDDDDVEYNSIEKGKVRAVTRMLLMPSKSERNVLKRRLATGPTDDPFEALVISHQDRLVSNVRLLHSAFSFIPQIRAPPIDAECPDRDFAYRKAEELHNPWIKRLLLGFARTSESNGPNKPNDGAIHHLIQEIDSELPVVQPALELTHKIFGSCPPMQSFDPAKMLTDSGKLQTLDILLKRLRAGNHRVLLFAQMTKMLNIIEDYMNYRKYRYLRLDGSSTIMDRRDMVKDFQLRNDIFVFLLSTRAGGVGINLTAADTVIFYESDWNPTLDLQAMDRAHRLGQTKDVTVYRLICKETVEEKILHRASQKSTVQQLVMTGGHIQGDILAPEDVISLLIDDAQMEQKLKEIPAQVKDRQRRKGGTKAIRIDEEGDARLEDITDPEPPSDPFNTSPSEKPSSSKKLQRKGNTEKGPAKARGAQKGSKNPNSTTEDVQRQKPKRPTKSVNENLEPAFTAVSQD; this comes from the exons ATGACTGACAGAAGTAACGGAATGATGTTGGAAAAGAGAAAGAGGCGAAACACATACAGCAGTGATGAAGACCATGAAGGCAGTTATGACACATACTTCTCTGAAGAGCAATATAGGGCAATGCTTGGGGAGCATGTTCATAAGTACAAAAGAAGGCATAAAAGCAATAACTTGCCAGCTTCTGCTTCCACCCGAAATGGAATGTCTGGCATGGAGATTATTAGTCATGGATCAAAGGACCATAAATCATTGAATGGGCGCTCAAGAGGGGGTCACAAAGAAGCAGGTTTTGCTGCAGAATATAACATGGAGAG GTCAATTTCTGAACCTGGTTATTTGGATATTGGGGATGGAATCACTTACAAGATTCCTCCAACATATGAAACATTGGCTACCTCATTAAACTTGCCTAGAACTTCAGAGATTCGAGTGGAGGAGTTTTATCTCACAGGTACCCTTGATTTGGGGTCCTTAGCTTCAATGATGTCTGCAGACAAAAGACTTGGCCCCAAAAGTGGATCAGGGATGGGTGAGCCTAGGTCCCAATATGAGTCTCTTTGGGCAAGATTAAGTTCCCAAACTTTAAACAACTCCCCTCTGAAGTTCAGTCTTAAAGTAAGTGATGCTGCATTAGATTCATATTCTGCTCCTGAGGGAGCAGCTGGTGGTTTTAGGCGTTCTATCATGTCAGAAAGTGGAGTGCTACAGGTGCATTATGTGAAGGTCTTAGAGAAAGGTGACACGTATGAG ATTATTGAACGTAGTCTACCCAAGAAACAAAAGGAGAAGAAAGATCCATCAATGATTGAGAAAGAGGAGATGGATAGAGTTGATAAATATTGGGTGAACATGGTCAGAAAAGAGATACCAAAACATCATAGGTTTTTCATCAACTTTCATAGAAAACAATTAACCGATGCAAAGAGGTTTTCTGAGACATGTCAAAGAGAGGTAAAAATGAAAGTGAGCAGATCACTTAAGTTGATGAGGGGTGCTTCAATTCGCACAAGGAAACTTGCTAGGGATATGTTGGTGTTTTGGAAGAGAGTGGATAAAGAAATG GCTGAGGTGAGgaaaagagaagaaaaagaagctGCTGAAGCATTGAAACGTGAACAGGAGCTTCGTGAAGCCAAAAGGCAACAACAGAGGCTAGATTTCTTGTTATCCCAAACAGAACTCTATGGCCACTTCATGCAAAACAAGCCAACTTCTCAGCCACCTACTGAAGGGGACAAAGTTAATGAATCAGAAGTtggtgaaaaagaagaagatcCTGAAGAGGCTGAAATGAAATCAGAAGCTTTGAAAGCAGCACAAGATGCAGTCTCCAAACAGAAAATGATCACAAGTGCATTCGATGATGAAATTTTGAAGTTGCGTCAAGCTTCAGGCACTCAAGACCCTGAACAACAAGATTCAGTTGCTGGATCTAGCAACATAGATTTGTTGCATCC ATCAACTATGCCAGTAGCATCATCAGTACAAACACCAGAGTTGTTTAAAGGTTCTTTAaaagagtatcagcttaaagGTCTCCAGTGGCTTGTGAATTGTTATGAGCAG GGTCTGAATGGTATTCTTGCTGATGAGATGGGACTTGGAAAGACCATCCAAGCAATGGCTTTCTTGGCTCATTTGGCTGAA GAGAAGAATATATGGGGGCCATTTCTGGTTGTTGCTCCTACTTCTGTTTTGAACAACTGGGCTGATGAAATTGGACGATTTTGCCCTGACTTAAAAACACTTCCTTATTGGGGAGGTATTCAAGAAAGAACAGTACTTAGGAAAAACATCAATCCAAAGCGTCTTTATCGTAG GGATGCTGGATTTCACATTCTCATTACAAGCTACCAACTTCTAGTAtcagatgagaagtatttcagGCGTGTGAAGTGGCAATACATGGTATTGGATGAAGCTCAGGCTATCAAAAGTGCAACCAG TATAAGATGGAAGACACTACTCAGTTTTAATTGTCGGAATCGCCTGCTTCTAACCGGAACACCTATTCAGAACAACATGGCTGAGTTGTGGGCCCTTCTTCATTTCATCATGCCTACTCTATTTGATAGCCATGAACAATTTAACGAGTGGTTTTCTAAAGG TATTGAAAACCATGCAGAACAtggtgggactttaaatgagcaCCAACTTAGCAGATTG catGCAATTTTGAAGCCTTTTATGTTGCGGCGAGTTAAGAAGGATGTGGTATCCGAGTTGACTCGGAAGACTGAAGTTACAGTCCATTGCAAACTGAGTTCACGACAACAAGCTTTTTACCAAGCTATAAAGAACAAGATATCACTTGCTGAGTTGTTTGATAGTAATCGGGGGCAACTCAATGAGAAAAagttcatgaacttaatgaacaTTGTCATCCAATTGAGAAAG GTTTGCAATCATCCTGAATTATTTGAGAGAAATGAAGGAACTTCATATCTCTATTTTGGAGATATCCCAAATCAGCTTCTTCCACCTCCATTTGGGGAACTGGAGGACATATACTATGCTGGTAGTAAGAATCCTATTACATACAAG GTACCAAAATTAATATACCAAGAAGTGGTGCGAAATTCAGATATCTTTTTATTAAGAGGAAAGCATGGCATCAATAGAGAATCTTTTgagaaacattttaacatattCTCCCCGCTACACATTCACCAATCCATATTTGAGCAACAAGACAAAAATGCCCCTTGTAACGGATCATTTGGATTCACTCGATTGATTGACATGTCACCATCAGAAACGGCTTTCATATCAAATGCTACTTTGATGGAGAGGTTATTGTTTTCTATCGCAAGATGGGATTGGTGCTTTTCAGATGAGATaatggatgatgatgatgatgatgttgagtACAATAGTATTGAAAAGGGAAAAGTAAGGGCAGTTACAAGAATGCTATTAATGCCATCAAAGTCAGAAAGAAATGTTCTTAAGAGAAGACTTGCAACGGGACCCACAGATGATCCTTTTGAGGCGTTGGTAATCTCACATCAAGATAGACTTGTATCCAATGTTCGCCTTCTTCATTCAGCCTTTTCCTTCATTCCACAGATAAGGGCACCTCCT ATTGATGCGGAGTGTCCAGATAGAGATTTTGCTTACAGAAAAGCTGAGGAATTACATAATCCATGGATTAAGAGGCTGTTGCTTGGATTTGCACGGACGTCTGAATCAAATGGACCTAATAAGCCAAATGATGGTGCTATTCACCATTTGATACAAGAAATCGACAGTGAACTACCTGTTGTACAGCCTGCTCTTGAGCTTACTCACAAGATCTTTGGTTCTTGTCCACCTATGCAAAGTTTTGATCCAGCCAAGATGCTCACA GACTCAGGGAAGCTTCAAACACTTGATATACTGTTGAAGCGGTTGCGTGCAGGAAATCATCGTGTTCTCCTGTTTGCTCAAATGACCAAGATGTTGAATATCATCGAG GACTACATGAACTACAGGAAGTACAGATATTTAAGGCTTGATGGATCCTCTACCATAATGGATCGTCGGGACATGGTCAAAGACTTCCAGCTACG GAATGATATCTTTGTATTCTTGTTGAGTACAAGAGCTGGTGGGGTGGGGATCAATCTGACAGCGGCCGACACAGTTATTTTCTATGAAAGTGATTGGAATCCAACTCTTGATTTACAAGCCATGGACAGGGCTCATCGCTTGGGTCAAACCAAAGAT gTTACAGTGTACAGGTTGATATGCAAAGAAACGGTTGAAGAAAAGATTTTGCACAGAGCGAGCCAGAAAAGTACAGTTCAGCAACTTGTGATGACTGGTGGTCACATACAGGGTGACATTTTAGCCCCTGAAGACGTTATTTCTTTACTCATTGATGATGCACAGATGGAGCAGAAGCTTAAGGAAATTCCAGCTCAG GTTAAAGATCGACAAAGGAGAAAGGGTGGGACGAAAGCTATAAGGATAGATGAAGAAGGTGATGCACGCCTGGAAGACATTACGGATCCTGAACCTCCATCAGATCCGTTCAACACCTCTCCTTCCGAGAAACCAAGCTCGTCTAAAAAG TTGCAGAGAAAAGGTAATACAGAGAAAGGGCCTGCAAAAGCAAGGGGGGCTCAAAAAGGTTCAAAAAACCCAAATTCAACAACGGAGGACGTTCAGCGCCAGAAACCCAAGAGACCAACAAAGAGTGTAAATGAGAATCTTGAACCCGCATTTACAGCTGTGTCTCAAGATTAG